One Candidatus Binatia bacterium DNA window includes the following coding sequences:
- the hisS gene encoding histidine--tRNA ligase produces the protein MKISAVKGFRDVLPEESARWSWIERTARTLFARYHYDEIRLPVAEKAALFGRSIGEFSDIVEKEMYTFEDRDGTRLALRPEGTASVVRAYVEHSIYVKNPEAKFYYIGPMFRRERPQKGRYRQFHQIGVEAFGREDPVLDAEVILLVADLLDELAVERAWFELNSLGCSACRPRFREAVRKFGERLGERLCENCRRRLGGNPLRILDCKEEACRAATENAPSLPEFWCEACREHFSRVRELVSAEGIAFRENPRLVRGLDYYCRTAFEVLAAGLGAQNAIGGGGRYDGLVEALGGPDVPAVGVALGIERLAMVAGPHPEPGGVEVFVAPVGRPAEKAAQGLAHRLRRAGVRVEMESGDRSLRSQMRRAHREGARFTLIVGEEELADGAATVRDMVAKRDFRRSVPLGGDAETVLTALRRLGGGESAKTGGS, from the coding sequence ATGAAAATCTCCGCAGTCAAGGGTTTTCGCGACGTTCTTCCCGAAGAGAGCGCGCGGTGGAGCTGGATCGAGCGCACGGCGCGAACGCTTTTCGCGCGCTACCACTACGACGAAATCCGACTTCCGGTGGCGGAAAAGGCGGCGCTTTTCGGTCGCTCCATCGGCGAGTTTTCCGACATCGTGGAAAAGGAAATGTACACGTTCGAGGACCGGGACGGAACGCGGCTCGCTCTGCGTCCCGAAGGCACCGCCTCGGTCGTCCGTGCCTACGTGGAACACAGCATCTATGTAAAGAACCCCGAAGCTAAGTTTTACTACATCGGACCTATGTTCCGGCGGGAGCGCCCTCAGAAGGGTCGGTACCGGCAGTTCCACCAGATCGGCGTCGAGGCTTTCGGGCGCGAAGATCCGGTACTCGACGCGGAGGTGATCCTCCTCGTGGCGGACCTCCTGGACGAGCTCGCGGTGGAGCGGGCCTGGTTCGAGCTCAATTCTCTCGGCTGTTCGGCGTGCCGACCTCGCTTCCGCGAGGCGGTGCGCAAGTTCGGCGAGCGGCTCGGCGAGCGCCTGTGCGAAAACTGCCGCCGTCGACTCGGGGGCAACCCGTTGCGCATCCTCGACTGCAAGGAAGAAGCTTGCCGGGCGGCGACCGAGAACGCACCGTCGCTGCCGGAGTTCTGGTGCGAGGCGTGCCGCGAGCACTTCTCCCGCGTGCGCGAGCTGGTCTCGGCGGAGGGAATCGCGTTCCGGGAAAACCCGAGGCTCGTGCGAGGGCTCGACTACTACTGCCGGACGGCTTTCGAGGTACTCGCGGCCGGGCTCGGGGCGCAGAACGCGATCGGGGGCGGAGGGCGGTACGACGGGCTCGTCGAAGCACTGGGTGGGCCGGACGTTCCCGCCGTGGGCGTGGCTCTCGGGATCGAGCGACTCGCCATGGTGGCGGGACCGCACCCCGAGCCCGGAGGGGTGGAGGTGTTCGTGGCCCCCGTCGGTCGGCCCGCCGAAAAGGCGGCACAGGGGCTCGCCCACCGGCTCCGGAGGGCCGGCGTCCGCGTCGAGATGGAAAGCGGCGACCGAAGTCTCCGGAGTCAGATGCGGCGTGCCCACAGGGAGGGGGCACGCTTCACGCTCATCGTGGGGGAAGAAGAGCTCGCGGACGGCGCGGCCACGGTCCGCGACATGGTGGCCAAGCGGGACTTCCGCCGCTCCGTGCCGCTCGGGGGCGACGCC
- the purM gene encoding phosphoribosylformylglycinamidine cyclo-ligase produces the protein MARGLSYRSAGVDARRASRLVDTIAELARKTSRPEVLRGIGGFGALFRAPRRYRRPLWVASTDGVGTKLRVALAAARHREVGIDLVAMNVNDVLTLGAEPLVFLDYFATGRLETRVAKEVLAGIAEGCREAGCALVGGEIAELPSFYPGGEYDLAGFVVGVVEEKKVVDGRDVREGDAVIGLASAGLHSNGFSLVRRVLLDKAALPLDARIPELGCRLADELLRPTRIYVPLVRRILTRFRVKAMAHITGGGLVENVPRVLPEGHGVVFWKGTWPVPPIFDLVARLGPVGEREMYRTFNMGVGFVLVVERKVAPELLGELGRGGEQAWWIGEIRRGPRAARFEKPKVGEKMP, from the coding sequence ATGGCGCGAGGGCTGAGTTACCGATCGGCAGGGGTCGACGCGCGCAGGGCGAGTCGGCTGGTGGATACGATCGCCGAGCTCGCACGGAAGACCTCGCGGCCCGAGGTTCTCCGGGGCATCGGCGGGTTCGGGGCTCTCTTCCGCGCGCCGCGCCGGTACCGCCGGCCCCTCTGGGTCGCGTCCACGGACGGCGTGGGGACGAAACTGCGCGTGGCCCTGGCCGCGGCACGGCATCGCGAGGTGGGAATCGACCTCGTGGCGATGAACGTCAACGACGTACTCACGCTCGGGGCGGAGCCGCTCGTGTTCCTCGACTACTTCGCGACCGGAAGGCTCGAAACGCGCGTGGCGAAGGAAGTCCTCGCGGGCATCGCCGAGGGGTGCAGGGAGGCCGGTTGCGCGCTGGTGGGCGGGGAAATCGCGGAGCTGCCGTCGTTCTACCCCGGCGGGGAGTACGATCTTGCGGGCTTCGTCGTCGGCGTGGTCGAGGAGAAAAAAGTCGTCGACGGCCGGGACGTGCGGGAGGGGGATGCCGTGATCGGCCTCGCTTCGGCGGGCCTCCACAGCAACGGCTTCTCGCTGGTGCGCCGCGTCCTTCTCGACAAAGCCGCGCTCCCCCTCGACGCGCGCATTCCGGAGCTCGGCTGCAGGCTCGCCGACGAGCTCTTGCGGCCGACCAGGATTTACGTCCCGCTCGTCCGCCGGATCCTGACGCGCTTCCGGGTCAAGGCCATGGCTCACATCACGGGCGGAGGACTCGTCGAGAACGTCCCGCGTGTGCTGCCGGAGGGGCACGGGGTCGTGTTCTGGAAGGGTACGTGGCCGGTCCCGCCGATTTTCGACCTCGTCGCTCGGCTCGGGCCCGTCGGGGAGAGAGAAATGTACCGGACGTTCAACATGGGGGTGGGGTTCGTGCTCGTCGTCGAGAGGAAGGTCGCCCCCGAGCTCCTCGGGGAACTCGGGCGCGGGGGAGAGCAGGCTTGGTGGATCGGCGAGATCCGACGCGGCCCGCGTGCCGCACGCTTCGAGAAGCCGAAGGTCGGGGAGAAAATGCCATGA